In one Cyclopterus lumpus isolate fCycLum1 chromosome 22, fCycLum1.pri, whole genome shotgun sequence genomic region, the following are encoded:
- the zgc:112416 gene encoding uncharacterized protein C21orf58, whose product MQRFQHGPSMVDQMTRLKLKLLEKRLENEKHNMDNSSESAQSARIYDRHLDQLHCALWRKQDLLKRLREEHILEDLNRRHRWGGSHIKYKSHFFPLHQPAPALSFLVPPPPAPPQPPHIIQQTLPQQPATIIQELPQQQPLITQIPPPQPYPPPRSGGIKEDVVELMLMQNAQMHQIIMHTTMLKATPPMLPPMLPPVPCYCAPQMTYLGQDSYRRNPIFVRPDVKPRGSAVHHHHHHHHYGTTPAAPQLPPISHPTWPPELPSVLTGHAGGQLPSVHHETAPFTLPPLHAGLRFLSESPPLPERPWTTV is encoded by the exons ATGCAAAGATTTCAG CATGGTCCGTCTATGGTTGATCAAATGACAAGACTCAAACTCAAACTGCTGGAGAAG AGACTGGAAAACGAAAAGCacaatatggacaatagttcAGAGTCTGCCCAGTCTGCAA GGATTTATGACCGACATCTAGATCAACTGCACTGTGCACTGTGGCGAAAGCAGGACCTGCTGAAAAGACTCAGG GAGGAGCATATATTAGAGGACCTCAACAGACGTCACAGGTGGGGAGGGTCACACATAAAGTACAAGTCGCATTTCTTCCCACTCCACCAGCCAGCTCCTGCGCTGTCCTTTCTGGTGCCTCCACCTCCTGCCCCGCCTCAGCCTCCACACATCATTCAACAGACT CTTCCCCAGCAGCCTGCCACCATCATACAAGAGCTGCCACAACAGCAGCCACTAATTACTCAGATCCCCCCACCGCAGCCCTACCCACCACCACGCTCAGGCGGCATCAAAGAGG ACGTGGTGGAACTGATGCTGATGCAAAATGCCCAGATGCATCAGATCATAATGCACACTACAATGCTGAAAGCCACACCTCCTATGTTGCCTCCTATGTTGCCACCAGTGCCCTGTTACTGTGCCCCTCAAATGACGTATCTTGGGCAg GACAGTTACCGGCGAAACCCCATTTTTGTAAGGCCAGATGTTAAACCAAGAGGAAGTGCtgtccatcatcatcatcatcatcatcactacgGTACTACCCCTGCAGCACCACAGCTGCCTCCCATCAGCCACCCTACATGGCCACCAGAGTTGCCATCTGTCCTAACAGGACACGCAGGAGGACAGCTACCCTCCGTACACCACGAAACAGCCCCTTTCACACTCCCACCACTCCATGC AGGACTCAGATTTCTCTCTGAGAGTCCCCCGTTACCAGAGAGACCATGGACGACTGTATAA
- the atg9a gene encoding autophagy-related protein 9A, which yields MAHFDTEYQRLEASYSDSPPGEENLLMHVPEGAKSQWHHIENLDLFFQRVYNLHQKNGFTCMLLGEIFELVQLLFVVGFTVFLANCVDYDILFANKFVNHTDSSKVTLPDAFLPVDVCSARIRENAFVIFVLIISGVFWLHRLVKFIYNVCCYWEIRSFYINALKMTMSELPYATWQEVQARIVEIQKEHQICIHKKELTELDIYHRILRFKNYMVAMVNKSLLPVRFRLPGLGESVFYTRGLKYNFELIFFWGPGSLFENEWSLKSEYKRGGNRLELADKLASRILWIGIANLLLCPVILVWQILYAFFSYTEVIKREPGSLGARCWSLYGRCYLRHFNELDHELMSRLSKGYKPASKYMNCFLSPLLTVVAKNVAFFAGSLLAVLIALTIYDEDVLSVEHVLSSITLLGVCITVCRSFIPDKHMVFCPEQLLRVILAHIHYMPDHWQGNAHRYETRDQFSQLFQYKAVFILEELISPVVTPIILIFCLRRKSLEIIDFFRNFTVEVIGVGDTCSFAQMDIRQHGHPAWMSAGKTEASIYQQAEDGKTELSLMHFAITNPQWQPPQETTHFISQLKERVHREATSDTHPLSLSESEPRSLIANLLVGPSTLTSIHFGGDSSLTNHAAAGSSDGASALRSLSPISSSLHLRGSLSAAHRAPGHTSTMSKAMAGSGTDARTVSSGSSVWEGQLTSLVLSEYASTEMSIHALYMHELHKQQSRGELSRHTWHRQDSDESSDSIPDEVRSEPNPHSRHFPRSHTFPTTVPSPSAIPTSASAISGTTFGQEGASSHSSSQQRYSGSTTDSFSAGGQVVRSARGVPMGGWAEDGQAAPRHHDTLPEESSEDDMPPHIHKIT from the exons ATGGCGCACTTTGACACAGAGTACCAGCGCCTGGAGGCGTCCTACAGCGACTCTCCGCCTGGAGAAGAGAACCTGCTGATGCATGTGCCTGAGGGAGCCAAAT CCCAATGGCACCATATAGAAAACCTGGACCTGTTTTTCCAGAGA GTCTATAATCTGCACCAGAAGAATGGATTCACCTGTATGCTGCTGGGGGAGATCTTTGAGCTGGT TCAATTGCTGTTTGTGGTTGGCTTCACAGTCTTCCTAGCTAACTGTGTGGACTACGACATACTCTTTGCCAACAAGTTTGTAAATCACACTGATTCATCCAAAGTCACCTTGCCTGATGCCTTCCTCCCAGTGGATGTCTGCAGTGCCCG TATCCGAGAAAATGCGTTTGTGATCTTCGTGTTAATAATCTCCGGGGTGTTTTGGCTACATCGCCTGGTCAAATTCATCTACAACGTCTGCTGCTACTGGGAGATACGATCCTTCTACATCAATGCACTCAAGATGACCATG tcAGAACTTCCCTATGCAACATGGCAGGAGGTTCAGGCCAGGATAGTGGAGATCCAGAAGGAGCACCAGATCTGCATCCATAAAAAAGAGCTGACGGAGCTGGACATTTACCACCGCATCCTCCGCTTTAAAAACTACATG GTTGCCATGGTGAATAAATCACTCCTTCCTGTGCGATTTCGACTTCCCGGACTTGGGGAGTCAGTGTTCTACACCCGGGGTCTCAAATACAACTTTGAGCTCATCTTCTTTTGGGGGCCAG GCTCTCTGTTTGAGAACGAGTGGAGCCTGAAATCAGAGTACAAGAGAGGAGGTAATAGGCTTGAGCTGGCAGACAAGTTAGCGTCCCGTATCCTGTGGATTGGGATTGCCAATCTGCTGCTGTGTCCAGTCATTCTGGTGTGGCAGATTCTCTACGCCTTCTTTAGTTATACAGAG GTGATCAAGCGAGAGCCTGGTTCTCTGGGAGCGAGATGCTGGTCTCTGTATGGTCGATGTTACCTGCGGCACTTTAATGAGTTGGACCATGAGCTCATGTCCCGCCTCAGCAAAGGATACAAG cCTGCATCCAAGTATATGAACTGTTTCCTCTCACCACTGCTGACGGTGGTTGCCAAAAATGTAGCCTTTTTTGCCGGTTCTCTTCTGGCCGTCCTCATCGCCCTGACCATCTATGATGAGGATGTTCTCTCAGTGGAACATGTTCTCTCATCGATCACACTGCTCGGAGTGTGTATCACAGTCTGCAG ATCATTTATCCCAGATAAGCACATGGTGTTTTGTCCTGAGCAGCTGTTGAGGGTTATCCTGGCTCATATCCACTACATGCCTGACCACTGGCAGGGCAATGCACATAGATATGAGACTCGTGACCAGTTCTCCCAGCTCTTCCAGTACAAAGCA GTGTTTATTCTAGAGGAGCTAATAAGTCCAGTGGTGACTCCCATCATCCTAATCTTCTGTCTGAGGAGGAAGTCTCTGGAGATCATTGATTTCTTCAGGAACTTTACTGTTGAGGTGATCGGGGTAGGAGACACATGTTCCTTTGCCCAGATGGACATCAGGCAGCATGGACACCCTGCG TGGATGTCAGCGGGAAAGACTGAGGCGTCTATCTACCAACAGGCAGAGGATGGGAAGACAGAATTGTCTCTGATGCACTTTGCCATCACCAACCCCCAGTGGCAGCCTCCCCAGGAGACCACACATTTCATCAGCCAGTTGAAAGAGCGAGTTCACAGAGAGGCTACTTCTGACACACATCCACTCTCACTGTCCGAGTCAGAG ccAAGGAGCCTCATTGCAAACCTTTTGGTGGGTCCCTCCACACTGACCTCCATTCATTTCGGCGGAGATAGCTCTTTGACCAATCATGCAGCAGCTGGCTCAAGTGATGGGGCATCTGCCTTACGCTCCCTCTCCCCAATCAGCAGTAGTCTTCACCTGAGAGGCAGCTTAAGTGCAGCTCACAGGGCTCCGGGCCACACATCGACCATGAGCAAAGCTATGGCTGGCTCGGG GACGGATGCCCGGACCGTGAGCTCAGGCAGCAGTGTATGGGAGGGTCAACTCACCAGTTTGGTCCTCTCAGAGTACGCCTCCACTGAGATGAGCATCCATGCACTTTACATGCACGAG CTACACAAGCAGCAGTCCCGTGGCGAGCTATCCCGCCACACATGGCACAGGCAGGACAGCGACGAAAGCAGTGACAGCATCCCTGATGAAGTGAGGAGCGAACCCAACCCTCACTCCAGACATTTCCCTCGCTCGCACACTTTCCCCACCACAGTTCCCAGTCCCAGTGCCATTCCCACTTCAGCTTCTGCCATCAGCGGTACCACCTTTGGCCAGGAGGGGGCATCatcacacagcagcagccagcagcgATATAGTGGATCCACCACTG ACTCTTTCAGTGCAGGGGGTCAAGTAGTGAGGTCAGCCCGTGGCGTGCCCATGGGAGGGTGGGCAGAGGATGGTCAGGCAGCACCACGACACCATGACACACTACCAGAGGAGAGCTCAGAGGATGATATGCCTCCTCACATACACAAG ATTACATAA